The genomic window GGAACACTCTAAGCTTTCAGACCCTTTTGTTTTGGTGACTCCTTTCTGACAGGGAGGAGGATTAAGTACAACGGCTGGTAGGAGTCTGGGGGTGGCACAGCAAAGTTTGTCCAtgtgcagagagctggggacaccTCCCATGAAGAGATGCACAGCTAATGCAGCTCTTCAGGTGAGCAGACATGGGGCACCCTTTGTTCCCAGTGCTAGAGGGAGAGGATTTTGTGTGAGGCAAGGGCTGACCCGCCTGTGGGCTGTCTCTTTCCAGGTAGGAACCAATGGCTGCGTTGATTCTCAGCCGGGGAGCGATCAGGGAACGCTGAGAGGTCTCTTGTGGGAGGCGCAGGTACTCACcccccagcagcatctcctgcagcaggttGTCAATCTTGGCCATGCCGAAGAGCTTGACGAACTGGATCTGCTCGATCATCTGCCAGGTGATGCTCTGCAGCacgggcagcagcagcagcagctccccgaAGCGGCCGCGGCAGTCGTACTGCCGGTCGTTGATGTAGTCCTCCAGGCTCACCTGCACCTGGTACCGCAGCCGCTTGATCTTGGAGGGGTCGCTCAGGCCCTTGGCATCTGAAAcaacacacagagcagctgcacaggctgctcctctggcagctTGCCCTTCAGGGACAGCCTGCATCTGGGTGCAGACTGAGGGGAGCTGTCTGCTCGTTGTCTGCTGCAGTGGATGGCTCTGCTCAGgctgccttctcccctccctccaaGAACAGTCTGGCCCAGAGAGGCAACCAGGCAGCATTTCCACAGCTCAGAAGCAGTGTTAATCAGCATAACCCAGAcgagtgtgcacttgcagcccagaaagccaatcccatcctgggctgcatcaagagaagtgtggccagcagggcaagggaggtgattctccccttctactccactctggtgagaccccacctggagtactgcatccagttctggagcctctgttacaagaaggatctggaagtgctggagcatgtccagagaagggctgcaaggatgagcagagggctggagctcctctgctatgaagacagactgagagagttggggttattcagattggagaagagaaggctcccaggagaccatACTGTGGACTTTCAGTAtgttaagggggcctacaggaaagctggggaggaactgtttaGGGTATCAGGTGTTGGTAGGACTAGGAATggaactaaaataaaaatgggtaaattcagattggatgttaggaagaaattcttcctcaggagggtggtgagagactggcagaggttgcccagggagctggtggaagcctcatccctggaggtttttgcagccaggctggatgtggctgtgagcaacctgctgtggtgtgaggtgtccctgcccatggcacgggggttggaactggatgatccttgaggtcccttccaaccctaacaattctgtgattctgtgattactagTCCCCCCTGATGGTGaccctgagggagctggagcataCCTGGGTCGAAGAAGATGATGGCCTTCAGGCAGGCGTACTCATTGTCGTCTAtctgcagctcctggaaggGCAGCACCAGCTCGTCCAGGATGCGCACAGCCACGCGGTTCACCTCCACCAGCTCGGGGCAGTTCCGTGGGATGATGTGGTCGTTCCCTTTGggcaagcagcacaggcaccatTGCCTTGTCAGGAGGGGCAAGGAGTTCAAACCCCAGGTAACCAATGCTGAGATCATTTtgagagtggaggctcctcctctgcccctgcctTGGCTTGGCACACCAGAAATGCTGCCCTGTGTTGCCTCTCCTCACACCAGAGTCACTCGAGCAAGGACAAGCTGGctgagtgtgatggtttgaaactgtctctttaatttttctttgcaaagttcaagcagagaaagcgaaagagtgtaaataagtcactactgggtgtaagaaagcaaaaataatgattgttctaaacacttccattggatagatagaaatgtttaagaactattactcaaagtGGGGCACTgggcactctgcattctgcagtgggggcagttgctgggctgtctggctgctgtttcttcttctcttctagctgaagataacacagaccttggcgagctaagttaacaacttctctgctttagctaactctgctttctgccaggggggtctgggggggaggcccctgggagagaggcccctttggggggaagcaaagggagcttggttgtgtctttctattgattgtatatatttgtaaatgttgtgaattttgtatatttgtacatattcattgcatttcatcatagattgtagattttgcttgtaaatacagctttcatttgcttccagactgagctagcctggttattgtcggtggggggggggaatttcagctcacactgacacaccgaGGAGTGAGGCCTTCTCTCATTCACACCACAGCCTGCTTACACAAACCTGGGGGGGGGGCAATGTGAATGTTCAAAGGTCCCCAACTCTGCCACATGCCGTGGCCTTGGCTTGCTAATATACAGAAGAACTCAAACCATCACCCTGCAAGAAACAAACGCTGAACGCCCCTCTCCTTCACCCCAGCAGGGAAGCTTCACAGAAGCAGATGGGCCAGGAGCAGAAGCACACTTCTTTACCTAGCAGCAAGACATCCTTGAACACCATGGACCTCTTGGCAGCTCCCAGTAGCAGATGCTCCCCTGCGTGTGCTCGCAGCAGTGCTACCTGCAAGGGCAGGGGAGGGTTATTTGGGTGAGTCAGAGCCACAGCTGTGATTTCATGCAAGCAAGAGAGAAAGCCCAGTGCCCCTGTGCTGCACTCAGGGGTGGGGAGCCAGGGTTCCTCTCCAGCCACAGTCAGAGAAAGAAGGCAGAAAGCAGCCTCCTTTATGCACTCTTGTGAATAGCTAAAAATCCAGTAGAACCAGTAGCTGCTAGACAGCACCTGAGACATCCCATGGTTACAGCACATATCATGAGCAAGActgtctgtgtcagtgtgagctgatgGCAGCAGTGGGACATGCTCACAGTGGGCTGTTTGCAGacaccacagctcccagcaggtgCAGAGCCAGGGACCATGCTCCAGcctgggaggtggggggagcagTCCACTGCGTTGGACAGTTGCTGTGCAATCACAGCTGGTGACACAGGGGTCACCCTCTGGCCACggctccctccccagcagcaggcattTGGGCCAGGGAAGCCACGGgcatgtttttctgccttgatGTTAATGATTGAAGTGTTTCATTTTACACCCTCCAGTGGCTCCTGAGAATGTTCTGAGTCTTTTGCCCTCCTTCAGTTAAAAATTTCAAAGATTTAGGCAGAATCAGAAGTTAACGATTGGACAGCCTGACACAAAGGCTTCTTAATGTCCAGCCAGGAGCCTctgctgcaaaaaaacccaacaattaaACATTAATGAAGAGATTCTGAAGAGAGTGTCCTGATGGGAATGGTCCCCTTGTCCAGTGTGTTATCCCTCAGCCAGGAGAAGTCTTGTTCTACCAGAACTGCCAGGAGAATTTCACCCATGGAGGAGGGCTCTGGGTACAGGAGCTGCTGATGTCTGAGAGGggggctttttctttttgcaaggaGTGGAAAAAGTGATGCAAAATAAACAGAGTGGAGgtccctgcaaaaaaaaaaaaaaaagactgcacACACCACACTTGGTGCTGGAGGAGCTTCATCTGTGTGCCAAGACCTAGCCTCTCACCATGCAAACAGGGGTGGGTGCCTGCTTCTAATTAGCAGAGCTGCACAAAACTGAGCTTtcctctctggtgagacttTGAGAGGGGTGGAAGGTCCAAAGGAGGAACAAAGCCCTCACAGATAAATACCATGCTCAAGAAAGCCCAGCTTGGAGCCACCATTAGTTTGTATGAGCAGGGTTAAATTCCTCCAGCAAGGCAAGCCCCTCTTGTTTGGTGCttgcagaagaaagcagagcttTTTCACTGTAAGATGTGTTGGCTTTGCTGCCCCAAACCCAGGGGTGGACACTTTGGTACAGAGGAGGAACAAGGGCTGGGTGTGCCCCTTCCTGTGAAAACCAGAGCACAGCTGAGTCATCCTCAGGGAACACTTCAATGAAATGTGGATTTTCCAGCAGGaaatggatgcaaacttgaacatagaaggtttcacctcaacatgaggagaaacttctttacagtgagggtgctggagccctggagcaggctgcccagagaagttgtggattttcctcctctggagactttcaaagccaacctggatgcattcctgtgtggactagcctgggtgatcctgctttggcagggggattggactcaatgatccctccctagaggtcccttccaacctctaacattctattgattctgtgattctgtgaagtgctcCCACTGGACATGTCTTGACTGGCTCTCAGGGCCCTTGGGCATGGCCTTGCATGCAGGTGTTTCAGCCCTGCTCCCTAgcatttctctccttcctcctgccctcccctgaGAATCTGCTGCCTCTGTTCTCTCACCATCCTTGGGAAGCATGGGTGGCATTGACTGGTCAGCTTTAAGGCAGCACAGACTTTTCTCTCAAGCCTTTTGGAACAGACTGGGAACAGCTTAAGGAGGTCATACCAGGAGACCTCTTTCAGTCAGGAGAAGCCTGTGCAACATGCTGAGAGTAGCCTCTCCCTAATGGGAAGACAGGGCTCAGCCAGTCTCATCtctaggttttgttttgtcctcTAAGAAGTTTTGCAGCCCCACAGCTGTTAAAGGGGCTCATGTGAAGGTTCTGGGTTGTGCAGAGATGTTAACCAGGAGGTCTTCTGCCTCCATGGCAAACAGCATGAGGATGCAGTGGGTTGTGTAGAGCTGGGCAAGCtccccctgggctgcagctgtttGCTGTATGTCTGGCACTTTGCCATTGGTGTCCAGTTTGGTATCCACATTTTGGAGCTGGATTTGCCTTAGCAGTTTAACAGAGTTCTTACTCTTTTGAAGAATCCAGCACCTGCTCACAATGGAAAAGGGGGAAATCTACTCCTGTGGTAACAGCACTGAGTTCCCTGGGGTTCCTGAAGAGCTGGGATTGAGGATTCAGGGGGCTTTGATCAGCTGAGTACTCTTGCTGTCTAGATACCATTTGTCTTCATGATAGAAAGATTACCTCAggtcagcagggctggagactGATCCTAGCTGAAGAGAGCACATGCTGCTTTTGTGGCTGTACACTGGGCAAACTGGAAAAAACTTCCCACCTGTGGCAGGACCTGTGCTGTCCCCTGCCAGAAGTGCTACCCCTTCCCCCTGGAGGCTCCCTCCCATCCACATGTGCTGTTCAAGGCTGGGCACACATCATCTCCTGCAACATCTGCTGCAGTCCTCTGAAATGTAGACTTACACAGGAGACCTCTCCTGGTGTATCTTTGAGGCTGCCTGAGCCCCTGCAGTCTTATAGAGGATATCAACCCCCTGTGCCCCTCTTGGGTAGAAAACTGGCAAATGTAATTTGAGTAACTTTTGTTCAAATGCTGATATATTCCTGCTTTTAAACCCTGAAGAGAGATTTTCTTGTTGCCCTGGGAGCAAACCAGTGTTGAGCTTCAATAACTCTGTACTAGGAAAGTGGACACAAACCCATCCCCAGgccagaagcagaaagaaagctTGGAAAGGCAGGTTTGGGTTTAAATCTTGAGCAGACCTTAGGCTACAAATCTGTCCTGCTAGGTCTGATTGCCCTGAGCATTTGTATAGCACTTGAGGAGTTCCAAGTGCTGCATGATCTGTAATTAATAAACAACTGACTGCCAGCCCCATGCAAAATGCTCACCTGATAATACACCCAGCTCAGCCTTATCAGGCCTGTGCTCATCAGCTGATTGGCTGCAAGTGCAaatgggctgtgctggcattgtATGGATGCTGCTCCcaatcagctgcagcagccaggataACAAAATGCACATCTGCATATCTCAGCTCCCCACCACCTTCACCTGAGCCAGGGGGAGGGGGGACTTGCCTGGTCATCCAGGGGCAGCTCACAGAAGGCAGGGATGTACTTGGCCCactccaccagcaccagcagctgctgcttcatggATTCACAAACGTCAGAGATGTTGGCAATCTTCTTCCCTCGGATGTCTCCGTTGATCCCAGGAACTGGGGATGATAtctggagggagagaagggacccttcagctttcagtgctgcagaggaaatgCAGGCAGGACGCTCCCTGGTCTGTGGGTTGATGCTAGGTCCAACACCTGcagttgctttttttctgttgctgctcTCAAAACATGGAGCCCAGTGTAACTCATTTAAATTAAGATCAGCCTGTGGGGGGTCTGTGAACATGAAAAACTTTAGAGCTGAGGCTGGGGATCCTCTTGGTCCACAAGAGAAATGTTTCTTAAGCCAAGATCTTCCTTCCACTGAATAACTGTGCTCAGTCACGATCCAAGAGGGAACAGTGAGGCTCATGTAGTGCTCAGCCTTACCAGTATCAAGGGCACATCCACTCAGCATAGCTGCTTAAGCTACTGGATCCCACCAAAGGGCAGAGAACTGTTGCTTCTTCCACCTTGATCCAGAGCTGGTGCTTGCCCagacctgtcctgtctgcttttggcaggagacagccaggctctgcttctcctgtctgagtcagcaggagcacaagcagcctgctgaaggcagctctCCAGGTGTGACACTGTTTTCCATGAGCACCAGGTCAGTAACTGCCATTGCCCAATGTGAGCTGCAGAGACAGCAAGCTGTGGCACGGCTGCACATGTGCAAACATGCTGGACACAGGCCGTGCTCTGGACACAGTGAAGTATTTGTCACTGCAGAGGCAAACTGGGGCCACTGCATTTGCAAAGGACAAGCCTGACAGCTCTGCAAGAACTGTCACACACAGGCAACatctccccaggctgctgcccagctctcaaCGCATGGCTGCTGACCCAACTCATCCCGAGGTTTGCCCTCAGCCCCTGCTTGAtcctcctgttcctgtgtgcAATGAACTCAgcccctgccctccctgcttctggacagcagcagctcttcctgtCCTGGGCCTGCAAGCACCTTCACCTTGGACCTTGCCAGCCTCCCCAAGGAAGCAGGATTCAGATGCCACCTGCATGCTTTTCTCTCAGGTTGCACTACCTGGAAGGCTTCCAGCACTGGAGCTGTTACTGAATAAATACGATTGTAAAAGCCTCACCATGTATTACCCTAATCAGAGGGCCCGGAAGGCTTAGCAAATAAATAAAGACCTCTGAGTGAGTGACCCGAGATCCTGGagaaagcagctcctcagcagtaTCTGGTTCTAATTAGCTGGGCACAGAAAAGTTACCAATTACCCTGCTGGAGCCTCATTGTTTAATGAGtctctgtgtgccctgcaggagagcaggatcACCCCTGGATTTGTCCATGGTTGTAGTTTTTATCAGCAGACCCTGCTCCAGCCTTACAGAGGCTGCTACTGAGGGACTCAGAGCCTCAGAAACGTCCTTCCCTTGCAGATTGGGAGACTTGAGGCCCCATTAGTTCACCCCTCTGGGAGCAGCACCCACATGCATTTTATAGGGTATATAAATCCTCTGGGGCTGGGGTAAGCCAATTTTGGGGGTTCTGTGTGCAGAACAGATTATTGTTATATTATGTACTACTGAGTTCTGGAGCAAGGAACATTAAAGGGAAGGTTTTAGGGAACAAATGCCTTTGGAAAGccagagcccagctggcagGTAAGTCACTTAGAGAAAAGATGACAATTTGAAGCCTTGGCTGTTAAATACCCACCCAGCTCTGCTATCCAGGTCAGTACCCAGTGCCTCTGCACTTgtgaaagaaggaggaggagttaCCTGCTGTGCCAGGACTTCTGCCTGCAGGAGGACATTGATGGAGGGCAAGCTGCTGTCTTCATAACTTGACCTGCGGGTGCTGATCCGGTCGCGTTCGTTCTGCACAGCTGCAAGAGAGCCCTTGGCTGAGCTGCGGCACAGCAgtgcccaccagcagcccaCGCAGCCCTTCAGTGCCCCCCTGCCTTGGCTGCTCCCCCGGCCTGGCAGcgtggagctgcagctgtgtctggtTTGTGATGGGCTCCTTGCAAGAGCTGCCTACATCTGGAGTTCTGTTTTCAtatcggctctgctctgcttttgtggGATGGGGTCAGTTCAGAGGCCAGGCACCTGGTTCAGAGCCTGTGGAATTCAAGGGGAAGGCTCCTTCCAGAGGAGCTGGCTCTGACGTTTTGAAATCAGGATATGGGGTCTGACATGCTGGCCATGCTCATGAGCCCACAGCTTAGGTGTGGAATGGAGGAGCTGAGTATCTGCACAGCTTGTTTGTCTGTCCATATGACTTCTGTGAGCTCTCTTTGGGAAGCTCCTGCCCTGGGTAGGTACAGTTGGAAAACTTCCTTCTAACTACAATAAGGAAGGAAGTGCAGAACAGCTTCTGTTTATCTATCCAGAGCAACAGAGCCCTCTCATACCTTATCATAATGAGAGTCCCAGGACAGGTTTGACCCCTGCATACCTCcctgcttgctctgctctggggaaggACCAGGGCTTTGAGTCTAGAggtggcagcagccagagcagcagcaggagtgctGAGGGGGGGACAGCTCTGCCTGTGACAGCCTGGCTGTCACTTACCCCTGCCACACCACGCAGAGCCATCTGCTCAAACAAGGTATTGATCAATGGCAGGGGAAGCAGAACAGGCCCTGCCTTAGCTGGTGGCTCTCTGGATTGATGCCTTCTCCATGTATAAATCCTCCTGATAAAAAGCAATAAGGAGGCTGTGCCTGGAGAAAAGCCCTGCAGTCAGCGGCTGTAAATAGGAGCTCTCAAGGTTATGCTGCTTGTTATCAGCAGCAGGCCCCCGAGTTCAGTCACGCCATGATGTTTTCCAAATGTTTGCTCAGTATTAGCTGGTCATGCACCTAATGGAACTTCCATTGAACATTAACAgacagcagccaggctctgggctTGGGatgagcagggacaggaggattCCTCTGTTCTTCAGAAAGAGGCACCCCCCTCCCCGAGTTCCTCGCCACACCTCAGCCCCTCGTTTAACAGGGAAGAAATCTTCCTGCCCCGAGGTgttcctgcaggctgggggttCTGGGGAAGCCACCCAGCTACCACTGGTCTTTCCCTCTTGTCTTCAAGGCCCCTTTTTCTCCTAAGTTTCTTCTTGAGGGGGTGTGAACTGGGAGGAGCACAGGGTTTCATTTCTCTACATGGGGCAGCAAGGCCAAACACCTTCCAGTTGTCCCCTTGCAGACATCAATGGGAGGAGCTCTGGAgtgccaggcagctcctctgggcTGCTTCTGGCAGACCGTCCCTCCACAGACAGGGCCATTAgcaaggtcagcagcagcaagctgcttGGTGCCCTGCTGTGTGGGAGCAGGGTGATGTGCATCAGTGTGAGCAAGAATGAGCTGCAGAGGCCTGAGTGTGATCCATGTGTGCAGGTGTGGGCAGTTCTGAGACAcaaccacagccctgcagcaccctcCTGGGCTTGTCTTTGCTGGCACTTTGAGAAGTGCCCTGAGGAGAGGCCCTGAAATTGAATTTGGGAACATGCAGTGCCACCATTCCTTGCCCTCAGCTGCTGGAACGATGGCTGCTTGCTTTCACCCAGGTGGGAGTAGGTAGGTTGAGCACATGTAGGGCTCCTGCCTGGAAGCCCAAACTCCTTAAACCGTGCTGTGACGGGGGCCTGGATGTGTGCACAAGGGAGCAGAGTGGAGGGAAGACAGGGCTAAGATGGCTGGGCTCAGATGTGCATGGCAGGGACTGTCCTTGGGCTGCAAGGACTTCCTCAAACACACTGagtggctgctgcagggggaGCACAGGGAGGCCACCCCATCACCTACCTTCTTTCTTCATCCCTGCTCGGAAGCACTTCTTCAGCCTGCAGTAGCGGCACTGGTTCCTCTTGTCTTTGTCTACCACACACTGCCTGTTAAACCTGGGGAGAAAGAGAGGTGTGAGGAGCAGCGAGTCTGAGCCTGAAGGCAGGACAAAACACAGCCCCAAGCAGCAACATGTGCTCAGAGCAGGATCTCAGAGGTTCACTCTGAGAAAGGAGCCCCAGCCTGTGCCATTTCCATGTTTGCTTTAACTTGAGGCTTTTTCTTTGCACTGAACATTTCACTACTTGGATCTGCCTCTGGATGTTCAATAAGGATGGGCTGGAGCCTCACAGTCCCAGGCAGGAGCTCAGGCTCACTAATCACTAGGCACAGAATGCTCATGATGGACTAGCAAGTCCCAGTGAAGTTAAAAATGTGAACTAGGAGGGTCAGAGCCAGCTTAGGAGGGAGGAGAATGCATTCACTCAGGGTAGAAGGTTGCTCTTGATCTAGCAAGGCTAAGAAGTGGGTGTAAGTCCCTGCATCTCTCCAGAGCTGTGTGTGGGGATCTAAGCAGGTTGGTTCTGGACAGCATTGCTGGTGtgcaaacagctctgcagccacctgCACATCAGAGAGGACTCGGGAAGCAAGCAGCTCCTTCCCTCCATGCTTGTACCACCACCAAAGCCATCACACATGGCAGGGCAAACACTGATCTCCCATTTGTGtgtctcctgcctgcagcacaagCCTGGGGACCAGTGGCAGCAGGAATTTCACTTGCAAATTTGCTGGTTTACTGCTGGTTGGTCAAGTTTGCAAAGCAAAGACAAAGGCCCGTGGAGCTGGGAAAGGGCTCCCAGCACCACGGAGCCCTGCATCTTTAAAAGGACTTCTTTCTAACATGCTCTGTAAAGCCCCAAGCTAAGACTTGTCCAAACGGATGCCTGAGAGCAGCTTTTTAAGCATTTTTGTAGCACAGTCTCCAAAGAACTGTGCAGCTTGGCATTCTCACtggagctgtgggcaggcagctccctgggcagccagtttaAATAACCCTGGGGTGCAGGTGACACTGTGCTTCACATGCACCCACAAACCTGGGCTGTCTTTCTGCCACTCAAATTTTAGAGTCACATTGATCTTCGTGCTCTCCAAGTGGCTGTCAGGCCACCAGGAGTAACTGACTCCAAAAGCCCAAGTGATTTACACACTCTGAGCTGGAGATTCCTTGCTTCCCTCTGAGATTCCTTGGTTCCCTCTGTGACTGTCTGCCAgtgggttgctcagagcagggcacagccatTGATAGCACCAGAGAGCTGTGGGCTACCACCAAGGACACAAGGTACCTAAAGAATGGGACGAGACCTCCCAGAGTCTTTCTCTGGTGATGACTGGAGGGTAGTCCCAGAGTGAGAGTGGTCTCTGACCCTTCCCAGCTAGTGTGAGGTCAGAGAAAGTGACGGAGGATGAAGAAGATGAAGGACTATGTTGTCATGCTCTGAGGACTTTGCCATTCAGCTCCTAGGGACAGTTTTGTCTCAGGCACAGggctctgtcccctctgtcctcACCTGCAGGAGTACATGTGGTTCTTCCTGACACTCCTCCTGAAGAAGCCCTTGCAGCCATCACAGCTGGAAGCTCCGTA from Indicator indicator isolate 239-I01 chromosome 24, UM_Iind_1.1, whole genome shotgun sequence includes these protein-coding regions:
- the HNF4A gene encoding hepatocyte nuclear factor 4-alpha isoform X3, which codes for MRLSKALMDMEMADYSAALDPAYTTLEFENMQVLAMGSDTSPSEAANINTSSGIGVSALCAICGDRATGKHYGASSCDGCKGFFRRSVRKNHMYSCRFNRQCVVDKDKRNQCRYCRLKKCFRAGMKKEAVQNERDRISTRRSSYEDSSLPSINVLLQAEVLAQQISSPVPGINGDIRGKKIANISDVCESMKQQLLVLVEWAKYIPAFCELPLDDQVALLRAHAGEHLLLGAAKRSMVFKDVLLLGNDHIIPRNCPELVEVNRVAVRILDELVLPFQELQIDDNEYACLKAIIFFDPDAKGLSDPSKIKRLRYQVQVSLEDYINDRQYDCRGRFGELLLLLPVLQSITWQMIEQIQFVKLFGMAKIDNLLQEMLLGGSSSETPHAHHPLHPHLIQENLGTNVIVANTMPPQMHNGQMSTPETPQPSPPAGSGPEQYKLLPGAIATVAKQPTSIPQPAITKQEVI
- the HNF4A gene encoding hepatocyte nuclear factor 4-alpha isoform X2, whose translation is MRLSKALMDMEMADYSAALDPAYTTLEFENMQVLAMGSADTSPSEAANINTSSGIGVSALCAICGDRATGKHYGASSCDGCKGFFRRSVRKNHMYSCRFNRQCVVDKDKRNQCRYCRLKKCFRAGMKKEAVQNERDRISTRRSSYEDSSLPSINVLLQAEVLAQQISSPVPGINGDIRGKKIANISDVCESMKQQLLVLVEWAKYIPAFCELPLDDQVALLRAHAGEHLLLGAAKRSMVFKDVLLLGNDHIIPRNCPELVEVNRVAVRILDELVLPFQELQIDDNEYACLKAIIFFDPDAKGLSDPSKIKRLRYQVQVSLEDYINDRQYDCRGRFGELLLLLPVLQSITWQMIEQIQFVKLFGMAKIDNLLQEMLLGGSSSETPHAHHPLHPHLIQENLGTNVIVANTMPPQMHNGQMSTPETPQPSPPAGSGPEQYKLLPGAIATVAKQPTSIPQPAITKQEVI
- the HNF4A gene encoding hepatocyte nuclear factor 4-alpha isoform X4; protein product: MRLSKALMDMEMADYSAALDPAYTTLEFENMQVLAMGNTSPSEAANINTSSGIGVSALCAICGDRATGKHYGASSCDGCKGFFRRSVRKNHMYSCRFNRQCVVDKDKRNQCRYCRLKKCFRAGMKKEAVQNERDRISTRRSSYEDSSLPSINVLLQAEVLAQQISSPVPGINGDIRGKKIANISDVCESMKQQLLVLVEWAKYIPAFCELPLDDQVALLRAHAGEHLLLGAAKRSMVFKDVLLLGNDHIIPRNCPELVEVNRVAVRILDELVLPFQELQIDDNEYACLKAIIFFDPDAKGLSDPSKIKRLRYQVQVSLEDYINDRQYDCRGRFGELLLLLPVLQSITWQMIEQIQFVKLFGMAKIDNLLQEMLLGGSSSETPHAHHPLHPHLIQENLGTNVIVANTMPPQMHNGQMSTPETPQPSPPAGSGPEQYKLLPGAIATVAKQPTSIPQPAITKQEVI
- the HNF4A gene encoding hepatocyte nuclear factor 4-alpha isoform X1 is translated as MRLSKALMDMEMADYSAALDPAYTTLEFENMQVLAMGSDTSPSEAANINTSSGIGVSALCAICGDRATGKHYGASSCDGCKGFFRRSVRKNHMYSCRFNRQCVVDKDKRNQCRYCRLKKCFRAGMKKEAVQNERDRISTRRSSYEDSSLPSINVLLQAEVLAQQISSPVPGINGDIRGKKIANISDVCESMKQQLLVLVEWAKYIPAFCELPLDDQVALLRAHAGEHLLLGAAKRSMVFKDVLLLGNDHIIPRNCPELVEVNRVAVRILDELVLPFQELQIDDNEYACLKAIIFFDPDAKGLSDPSKIKRLRYQVQVSLEDYINDRQYDCRGRFGELLLLLPVLQSITWQMIEQIQFVKLFGMAKIDNLLQEMLLGGSSSETPHAHHPLHPHLIQENLGTNVIVANTMPPQMHNGQMCEAMRPSPNYVSLSVATPETPQPSPPAGSGPEQYKLLPGAIATVAKQPTSIPQPAITKQEVI